A portion of the Rhinopithecus roxellana isolate Shanxi Qingling chromosome 19, ASM756505v1, whole genome shotgun sequence genome contains these proteins:
- the LLGL2 gene encoding lethal(2) giant larvae protein homolog 2 isoform X8, which produces MRRFLRPGHDPVRERLKRDLFQFNKTVEHGFPHQPSALGYSPSLRILAIGTRSGAIKLYGAPGVEFMGLHRENNAVTQIHLLPGQCQLVTLLDDNSLHLWSLKVKGGASELQEDESFTLRGPPGAAPSATQITVVLPHSSCELLYLGTESGNVFVVQLPAFRALDDRTISSDAVLQRLPEEARHRRVFEMVEALQEHPRDPNQILIGYSRGLVVIWDLQGSRVLYHFLSSQQLENIWWQRDGHLLISCHSDGSYCQWPVSSDAQQPEPLRSLVPYGPFPCKAITKILWLTTRQGLPFTIFQGGMPRASYGDRHCISVIHDGQQTAFDFTSRVIDFTVLTEADPAAGRRASGVGAQG; this is translated from the exons ACGGTAGAGCATGGCTTCCCGCACCAGCCAAGCGCCCTCGGCTACAGCCCGTCCCTGCGCATCCTGGCCATTGGCACCCGTTCTGGAGCCATCAAGCT CTATGGAGCCCCGGGCGTGGAGTTCATGGGGCTGCACCGGGAGAACAACGCAGTGACGCAGATACACCTCCtgcctggccag TGCCAGCTGGTCACCCTGCTGGATGACAACAGCCTGCACCTTTGGAGCCTGAAGGTCAAGGGCGGAGCATCGGAGCTGCAGGAGGATGAGAGCTTCACACTGCGTGGCCCCCCAGG GGCTGCCCCCAGTGCCACACAGATCACCGTGGTCCTGCCCCATTCCTCGTGCGAACTGCTCTACCTGGGCACCGAGAGCGGCAACGTGTTTGTGGTGCAGCTGCCAGCTTTTCGCGCGCTGGATGACCGGACCATCAGCTCGGATGCGGTGCTGCAGCG GTTGCCAGAGGAGGCCCGCCACCGGCGGGTGTTCGAGATGGTGGAGGCGCTGCAGGAGCACCCTCGAGACCCCAACCAGATCCTCATCGGCTACAGCCGAGGTCTTGTTGTCATCTGGGACCTGCAGGGCAGCCGTGTGCTCTACCACTTCCTCAGCAGCCAG CAACTGGAGAACATCTGGTGGCAGCGGGATGGCCACCTACTCATCAGCTGTCACTCCGATGGCAGCTACTGCCAGTGGCCCGTGTCCAGCGACGCCCAGCAACCAGAGCCCCTCCGCAGCCTCGTGCCTTACG gtCCCTTTCCTTGCAAAGCGATTACCAAAATCCTCTGGCTGACCACTAGGCAGGG GTTGCCCTTCACCATCTTCCAGGGCGGCATGCCACGGGCCAGCTACGGGGACCGCCACTGCATCTCAGTGATCCACGATGGCCAGCAGACGGCCTTTGACTTCACCTCCCGTGTCATCGACTTTACTGTCCTCACAGAGGCGGACCCTGCAGCCGGTAGGAGAGCTTCAGGAGTGGGTGCCCAGGGTTAG
- the LLGL2 gene encoding lethal(2) giant larvae protein homolog 2 isoform X5 encodes MRRFLRPGHDPVRERLKRDLFQFNKTVEHGFPHQPSALGYSPSLRILAIGTRSGAIKLYGAPGVEFMGLHRENNAVTQIHLLPGQCQLVTLLDDNSLHLWSLKVKGGASELQEDESFTLRGPPGAAPSATQITVVLPHSSCELLYLGTESGNVFVVQLPAFRALDDRTISSDAVLQRLPEEARHRRVFEMVEALQEHPRDPNQILIGYSRGLVVIWDLQGSRVLYHFLSSQQLENIWWQRDGHLLISCHSDGSYCQWPVSSDAQQPEPLRSLVPYGPFPCKAITKILWLTTRQGLPFTIFQGGMPRASYGDRHCISVIHDGQQTAFDFTSRVIDFTVLTEADPAAAFDDPCALVVLAEEELVVIDLQTAGWPPVQLPYLASLHCSAITCSHHVSNIPLKLWERIIAAGSQQNAHFSTMEWPIDGGTSLTPAPPQRDLLLTGHEDGTVRFWDASGVCLRLLYKLSTVRVFLTDTDPNENLSAQGEDEWPPLRKVGSFDPYSDDPRLGIQKIFLCKYSGYLAVAGTAGQVLVLELNDEAAEQAVEQVEADLLQDQEGYRWKGHERLAARSGPVRFEPGFQPFVLVQCQPPAVVTSLALHSEWRLVAFGTSHGFGLFDHQQRRQVFVKCTLHPSDQLALEGPLSRVKSLKKSLRQSFRRMRRSRVSSRKRRPAGPSGEVQEGSAKTERPGLQNMELAPVQRKIEARSAEDSFTGFVRTLYFADTYLRDSSRHCPSLWAGTNGGTIYAFSLRVPPAERRMDEPVRAEQAKEIQLMHRAPVVGILVLDGHSVPLPEPLEVAHDLSKSPDMQGSHQLLVVSEEQFKVFTLPKVSAKLKLKLTALEGSRVRRVSVAHFGSRRAEDYGEHHLAVLTNLGDIQVVSLPLLKPQVRYSCIRREDVSGIASCVFTKYGQGFYLISPSEFERFSLSTKWLVEPRCLVDSAETKNHRPGNGAGPKKAPSRARNSGTQSDGEEKQPGLVMEHALLSDERASTGIHVERPWGAASAMAEQSEWLSVQAAR; translated from the exons ACGGTAGAGCATGGCTTCCCGCACCAGCCAAGCGCCCTCGGCTACAGCCCGTCCCTGCGCATCCTGGCCATTGGCACCCGTTCTGGAGCCATCAAGCT CTATGGAGCCCCGGGCGTGGAGTTCATGGGGCTGCACCGGGAGAACAACGCAGTGACGCAGATACACCTCCtgcctggccag TGCCAGCTGGTCACCCTGCTGGATGACAACAGCCTGCACCTTTGGAGCCTGAAGGTCAAGGGCGGAGCATCGGAGCTGCAGGAGGATGAGAGCTTCACACTGCGTGGCCCCCCAGG GGCTGCCCCCAGTGCCACACAGATCACCGTGGTCCTGCCCCATTCCTCGTGCGAACTGCTCTACCTGGGCACCGAGAGCGGCAACGTGTTTGTGGTGCAGCTGCCAGCTTTTCGCGCGCTGGATGACCGGACCATCAGCTCGGATGCGGTGCTGCAGCG GTTGCCAGAGGAGGCCCGCCACCGGCGGGTGTTCGAGATGGTGGAGGCGCTGCAGGAGCACCCTCGAGACCCCAACCAGATCCTCATCGGCTACAGCCGAGGTCTTGTTGTCATCTGGGACCTGCAGGGCAGCCGTGTGCTCTACCACTTCCTCAGCAGCCAG CAACTGGAGAACATCTGGTGGCAGCGGGATGGCCACCTACTCATCAGCTGTCACTCCGATGGCAGCTACTGCCAGTGGCCCGTGTCCAGCGACGCCCAGCAACCAGAGCCCCTCCGCAGCCTCGTGCCTTACG gtCCCTTTCCTTGCAAAGCGATTACCAAAATCCTCTGGCTGACCACTAGGCAGGG GTTGCCCTTCACCATCTTCCAGGGCGGCATGCCACGGGCCAGCTACGGGGACCGCCACTGCATCTCAGTGATCCACGATGGCCAGCAGACGGCCTTTGACTTCACCTCCCGTGTCATCGACTTTACTGTCCTCACAGAGGCGGACCCTGCAGCCG CCTTTGACGACCCCTGTGCCCTGGTGGTGCTGGCTGAGGAGGAGCTGGTGGTGATTGACCTGCAGACAGCAGGCTGGCCACCAGTCCAGCTGCCCTACCTGGCTTCCCTGCACTGTTCCGCCATCACCTGCTCCCACCACGTCTCCAACATCCCCCTGAAGCTGTGGGAGCGGATCATTGCCGCCGGCAGCCAGCAGAACGCACACTTCTCCACCATG GAGTGGCCAATTGACGGTGGCACCAGCCtgaccccagccccaccccagaggGATCTGCTGCTCACAGG GCACGAGGACGGCACGGTGCGGTTCTGGGATGCCTCAGGTGTCTGCTTGCGGCTGCTGTACAAACTCAGCACAGTGCGCGTGTTCCTCACCGACACGGACCCCAACGAGAACCTCAGTGCCCAGGGCGAGGACGAGTGGCCCCCACTCCGCAAG GTGGGCTCCTTTGACCCCTACAGTGATGACCCCCGGCTGGGCATCCAGAAGATCTTCCTCTGCAAGTACAGTGGCTACCTGGCTGTGGCAGGCACGGCAGGGCAG GTGCTGGTACTGGAACTGAATGATGAGGCAGCGGAGCAGGCCGTGGAGCAGGTGGAGGCCGACCTGCTGCAAGACCAAGAGGGCTACCGCTGGAAGGGGCACGAGCGCCTGGCAGCCCGCTCAGGGCCTGTGCGCTTTGAGCCTGGCTTTCAGCCCTTCGTGTTGGTACAGTGCCAGCCCCCAGCTGTGGTCACCTCCTTGGCCCTGCACTCTGAGTGGCGGCTCGTGGCCTTCGGCACCAGCCATGGCTTTGGCCTCTTTGATCACCAGCAGCGGCGGCAGGTCTTTGTTAA GTGCACGCTGCACCCCAGTGACCAGCTGGCCTTGGAGGGCCCATTGTCCCGCGTAAAGTCCCTCAAGAAGTCCTTGCGTCAGTCATTCCGCCGGATGCGTCGGAGCCGGGTGTCCAGCCGGAAGCGGCGCCCGGCTGGCCCCTCAGGAGAG GTGCAGGAGGGGAGCGCCAAGACTGAGCGGCCAGGCCTCCAGAACATGGAGCTGGCACCTGTGCAGCGCAAGATCGAGGCTCGCTCGGCAGAGGACTCCTTCACAGGCTTCGTCCGGACCCTGTACTTTGCTGACACCTACCTGAGGGACA GCTCCCGCCACTGCCCCTCACTGTGGGCTGGCACCAACGGGGGCACCATCTATGCCTTCTCCCTGCGTGTGCCCCCAGCTGAGCGGAGAATGGATGAGCCTGTGCGGGCAGAGCAGG CTAAGGAGATCCAGCTGATGCACCGGGCGCCGGTGGTGGGCATCCTGGTGCTCGACGGACACAGCGTACCCCTTCCCGAGCCCCTCGAAGTGGCCCATGATCTGTCGAAGAGCCCTGACATGCAGGGAAGCCACCAGCTGCTCGTTGTGTCGGAGGAGCAGTTCAAG GTGTTCACGCTGCCCAAGGTGAGTGCCAAGCTCAAGCTGAAGCTGACAGCCCTGGAGGGCTCAAGGGTGAGGCGGGTCAGCGTGGCCCACTTCGGCAGTCGTCGCGCTGAGGACTATGGGGAGCACCACCTGGCAGTCCTCACCAATCTGGGTGACATCCAGGTGGTGTCGCTGCCACTGCTGAAGCCCCAGGTGCGCTACAGCTGCATCCGCCGGGAGGACGTCAGTGGCATCGCCTCCTGCGTCTTCACCAAATATGGCCAAG GCTTCTACCTGATCTCACCCTCGGAGTTCGAGCGCTTCTCTCTCTCCACCAAGTGGCTGGTGGAGCCCCGGTGTCTGGTGGATTCAGCAGAAACCAAGAACCACCGCCCTGGTAACGGGGCAGGCCCCAAGAAGGCCCCGAGCCGAGCTAG GAACTCAGGGACTCAGAGTGATGGCGAGG AGAAGCAGCCCGGCTTGGTGATGGAGCACGCTCTGCTCAGTGATGAGA GAGCCTCAACTGGCATTCACGTCGAGCGGCCATGGGGTgcagcctcagcaatggcggag CAGAGTGAGTGGCTGAGCGTCCAGGCTGCACGATGA